A stretch of Triticum aestivum cultivar Chinese Spring chromosome 1D, IWGSC CS RefSeq v2.1, whole genome shotgun sequence DNA encodes these proteins:
- the LOC123183138 gene encoding uncharacterized protein, with product MAGCNPCHVPMEPRFKLSRVSSASQTPWSTGASLACSLPHPHQAGFVLLRRLSVTVHAEPTTKHMAAVKNIVCYVAGTLHPQRAPNRLLPPSGKSCLRQHFAKSTSPFFRQTMQPSLRPLPCSVASQRAGRLLHRLATHRTPSPRRLAASLCPHQEIKREAIPFSANPATCRLRRRRSCPRGRSSSSSSRPRATRPRAAAEVNGSCSSSRSSSYSSRFSSSSPSSLHRRRRRRFCFCCPPAHRSAIGGGLAAEEWILLPLISDLYLFC from the exons ATGGCGGGCTGCAACCCGTGCCATGTTCCCATGGAGCCGCGCTTTAAGCTGAGTAGGGTGAGCTCAGCCAGCCAGACACCATGGAGTACGGGAGCATCATTGGCATGCTCTCTACCTCATCCACACCAGGccggatttgtccttcttcgtCGACTAAGTGTCACAGTTCATGCAGAGCCCACGACGAAGCACATGGCGGCGGTGAAGAACATAGTGTGCTACGTTGCAGGAACTCTGCACCCACAGAGGGCCCCTAATcggctactccctccgtccggaaaaagtTGTCTCCGACAACATTTTGCGAAAAGCACCTCTCCTTTCTTCCGACAAACTATGCAGCCCTCACTCCGACCGCTTCCCTGCTCCGTCGCCTCGCAACGCGCCGGCCGCCTGCTCCATCGCCTCGCCACGCACCGGACGCCTTCTCCCCGTCGTCTCGCCGCTTCTCTTTGTCCGCACCAGGAAATCAAGAGGGAAGCGATCCCCTTTTCTGCAAATCCCGCGACTtgccggctccggcggcggcgctcaTGTCCTAGAGGCAGGTCCTCGAGCTCCTCCTCCCGACCCCGAGCTACTCGTCCTCGAGCTGCTGCAGAAGTCAACGGCAGTTGCTCCTCCTCCAGGTCCTCAAGCTACTCCTCCAGGTTCTCGAGCTCCTCGCCCTCTTCgctccaccggcgccgccgccgccgcttctgcTTCTGCTGCCCGCCCGCCCACCGCTCAG CGATTGGAGGTGGACTTGCTGCAGAGGAATGGATCTTGCTTCCGTTGATCTCAG ATTTGTATTTGTTCTGCTGA